Part of the Flavobacteriales bacterium genome, AATAAATGGCGGAGCAGCCGTTTGATCAGTAACTATTACGTCATCATGAACTTAAGATACATTCTACTCTTATCATCTCTCATCGTTTTATTGGCTGCCTGCAAAAAGGAAGACGATGGCGCAGATGTGGTCAATTCCTGGAAACTGATTGAAGTGCTGGCCGATCCAGGCGATGGAAGTGGCACCTTTGAGCCAGTAACCAGCAACAAAAGAATTGAATTCTACACAGACAGCACACTTACATGTACTGGAACGCTGTGCCAAATGAGTTCGGAGAGCGGCCCAATTACCTTCGCTACTTATTCTGAAACAAATCACACCATCACAGGCCAGAACTGCGGATTTTCCCCCTTTGTGATCTTGTATGAAATCAACGGTTCTGAGCTCATTCTCAGTTATCCGTGCATAGAGCCTTGCCGCGAAAAATACCAGCTCCAGTAGTCTTAGTCATCTGCTATTTATTGTTTGTGGAGAAGTAAGCATTAGGAATCTACCTTTGCGGCTTAAGCCATGCTATGGATTCGTTTGACGAAATAAACCTCAATAAACAACTGCGTATCGGAATCGATGAACTCGGTTTCGAACGGCCAACACCCATTCAGGAACAGGCATTTCCTGTTGTCATGTCGGGGAAGAATGTGGTTGGAATTGCCCAGACCGGAACGGGCAAGACCTTGGCCTACATGATGCCGATATTGCAGAATCTGAAGTTCTCCAAGCAGCTTAATCCACGGGTGTTGATATTGGTGCCAACACGAGAATTGGTACTGCAGGTAGTGGAACAGATAGAGATGTATGGTGCTTATATGAGCCTTAGAGTGATCGGTGTCTATGGAGGAACCAACATCAATACGCAAGCAACCACGTTGGAAGATGGCGCAGATATTCTGGTGGCAACGCCAGGCAGACTCTACGATCTTGCTTTGTCGCGGGCAGCCAATCTCAAAGCCATCAAGCAATTGGTGATTGATGAAGTGGACGTGATGCTCGATCTCGGATTTCGATTTCAGCTCGCTAACATTTTAGAATTGTTGCCGGAAAAAAGGCAGAATATCATGTTCTCTGCCACCATGACGGATGAGGTCTCTGAGTTGATAGATGAGTATTTCATAGCACCAGAGCGCATTTCCATTGCATTAAGTGGAACACCACTGGAGAACATTTCGCAGACCGCATATGCTGTTCCCAACTTCTACACAAAGGTCAATTTGCTTTCTTACCTCTTGCAGGATAAGACCGAGTTCAACAAAGTTTTGGTATTTGTGCCAAGTAAAAAGATAGCTGATCGTTTGTTTGATGCCATGGAACCAGAATTTGGCTCTCAAATGAGCGTCATTCATTCCAATAAGTCTCAGAATTACCGTATTCGTTCCATTGAACAGTTCAATGGCGGCAAGCAGCGCATTCTTATTGCTACGGATGTGATGGCACGTGGTCTCGATCTGGAGATGATTTCGCACGTCATCAATTTTGATGTTCCGAATTTCCCAGAGAACTACATGCACCGTATTGGTAGAACAGGTCGTGCGGAGCAGGAAGGTCAGTCGATTGTGTTTTTTACCGAAGCAGAACAGGAAGCAAAGGAGGCCATCGAACTGTTGATGGACATGGAAATACCCTTGGAGGATTTTCCAGATGAGGTGGAA contains:
- a CDS encoding DEAD/DEAH box helicase; this encodes MDSFDEINLNKQLRIGIDELGFERPTPIQEQAFPVVMSGKNVVGIAQTGTGKTLAYMMPILQNLKFSKQLNPRVLILVPTRELVLQVVEQIEMYGAYMSLRVIGVYGGTNINTQATTLEDGADILVATPGRLYDLALSRAANLKAIKQLVIDEVDVMLDLGFRFQLANILELLPEKRQNIMFSATMTDEVSELIDEYFIAPERISIALSGTPLENISQTAYAVPNFYTKVNLLSYLLQDKTEFNKVLVFVPSKKIADRLFDAMEPEFGSQMSVIHSNKSQNYRIRSIEQFNGGKQRILIATDVMARGLDLEMISHVINFDVPNFPENYMHRIGRTGRAEQEGQSIVFFTEAEQEAKEAIELLMDMEIPLEDFPDEVEVSEQLIPDERSNPKDTKNPHRNFDRTLDGGGAYHEKKEKNKKTNLGGSYRPMIAKKYKKPKTRGSKSINNKKKK